The DNA sequence TCTAAAGTGGTTGTTTAACCTAGGCCAACTAAATACCACAGTAGAGTGTGGGCTACCCATGTGTAGGCCTTTTTGGGCAGAATGTTTTGTCGGACTTTAATCATGGTCCAATCAGGGAATATCTTGGACCTCCTTCCTTCTTCCAAGGTTACTTGAGTTGTCTGGGCCTGCCTAGCTAGACTATAAATTGGGCCATCCTTGGCCTCGTAGGAGCGTTATGGGTGTGGGATGTCGGCCGCTCGGGGGTACCCTTGCACTtcgtttttttcttctttttttcggCTGATTAGACCTCTTTGGATCAGcttatttttatgcaaaaacacattttaatctctaaatttcataaaaattctttatattaattgatatatctTCCCTTTTGATCAATCCGAAGTAGTTAGTGGGAACTTCATCCGAAGAGTGGTTAGACAGAGTTCACTCTTCAGTTCCCCATAGGAGAATCTAACTTTATTGCTCTTTGGCCCCAACTACATCTCCACCATTCTTTACCCACAATCTCCTCCCGAGGTACATCCATCCGTTTGTTCCacatataatgtatatatattacatgcCTATAATGTAAATGATTAAAATCGAAAAACATTACAATGATGTCTGGCAAGATGTGGCGTTAGCAAATATCTTTcttcataaagaaaaatactacTTGTATCATAGGATCCGCgcccttttattattttaggtAGTGTCGCCCGACACAACCCGATCAGGACCCAATCGAGTGACCATAAAATCAAGTATGTCGATCATCTGACTACACTTAGTTGAAGATGGCGCCAAGTGGACCAAGCAAGTgggtacatttttttttttggtgaatgtaaatttcattaactaaaaataatagtagtaCATTACAGTGTTCATGAGTTGGTTTCTCCCGTAACAGACCacgggatacgccatagtatGTATAATGCACATGTTCTAATCGAGCAAGTGGTTACATTTGATCCTATAAATCATTCATTGCTTCATTTAGGATAAGACACATTTACTGCAGTTCATTAGCATTAAATATTTcagtttaaattattttatcttgatttcAAACTGACTTAAGTATTAAAGGATTTTAGTTGGGGATTTCCCAACATgcataatgattttttttttctcatgatCCTTACATTATTCAGGTAACCTTAGAGAGATCTCAACATTTGATTGGGATCAGTCTAGATAGTGGTTGAAACGATGAAATTTCACTTAGATCAATGCACACTCACAAATGCAAGTGGTGAAGTGTTGGATTTTTCTTTCGAAGACAACCAAAACAATGGATGAAACATCCGTAACTCTAATCGcaccaaaaattatgattaattatttgaagttttaatggggcatttgtttttcatctcAAACcccaatttcaaaattctaactattttgtttgtttgttttggcCATTCTCACTCTAATGACCCATTCTTTTTAGAAATGCAGGTCCAAACAACTATGAAAATACCATTTCCAGCATGATCTTTCCTATTTCTGCTACCTATAAGCTACACTCATTCCCCCTTTCACGTCGCATTTATTACCATCATTTCATAATAATAGTAACCAAAtagcttcttcttctctctttgaACCCAAGTCCCGACTGGATGACCAAAGTCCTCATGTGGCTATACATTTTGTTGAACTCTTCCAAGTCAATGAATCCATCCTCTTCCGCCCGGAACTACATCATAGCCTCGGTGATAGTTGTGCTGCCTTCTCCGAGGACTTTTAAAGCTTGCTTGTAAACGCCACCACTGGCGGCTAACTTGTCACCAAATAGGTTTGTGTGTGAAATCTGCAATAAGGGATCCAGATAGACCAGAACTGACAATTGCTTTAAAAGGGCACAATCTAGCATGGAAGCTTGAGCAAAAGagcaaatagaaaattataagaaaaaaaagagtgaGAGAGATGGAGAGAGAGTGTGTACGGGTAAGTGGGAGAGCCGGGTGGTGGGGGTGTTGTTATGAGAAGAGTAAATACATGAGAAGACTTATGTCTTGTCATCCgtacttttgaaaaaataatttattttaaaaattatatatagacaatatctatatattgactattacaaaactaaaattcaaataaattttcaattttcaattttcacacCTATAAATCTATGGttgaaaaacatataatttaatattttcatctctttgaaaatgttaataataaaaatgaaaagaaaaccaaataCACCATAAACCATCAACATTTTCTCAAACACTTGAAAAATACATCCAGCTTTTATTTTGCATCATTTAAGGTTCGTTATCTCCATCCACGAATGAATATTGGCAATTTGATTCGGGATAAGGGTCGAGGAGGACCACTTTGCCTTTGCTGCTATAAGAACAGAGACCCGCCTGACATGAAACTTGGTATGAAAACAGAACTGCTTTTTTCCTTGCATCATTTCCTTACCAAGCATCATGTCACGGCTTACGTCAGGTTGGTGAGTTTTTGTTTCGGGAATATAAAATCTCAATCCGATTCgttttaaaaaagaagaggagaaATGGCAGTCAACCAAGCGAAATTTGTCACGTTTTTGGACAAATGTGAATACATTACGGGAATATAAAAGCTACCGTCCAGTGCGCCACACCATATAGTAATGAAGGCAAATATTATAATGGAAATTAGGTGAGGGATCCAATGAGCTAACTCCGCGTATGATGAAGACGCTGATGCTTGATGCCTATGATTTGTAAAGTAATTCATTAAAGATTGTCTCGATCttggaatataatattttactttaattattaatatttacacaatataaaaacaaaaataatagagacgataaattataatttatcttaaaataatatttcatcccATCTGaaagcaaataaaaagataCCACCACAacatatatcaaattattctcAGATCTGAAAACAATTGCAAACATAATGTGGTTTTCCCActacatatttttcaattttctctttctactTTTACCAGACACgacttattataaaaaaaaaaaaaaaagtggactCAAAGCAGCCTCAATCATGATTTCCCACTTGTATTGGCGCTATATATACACAACTAAAGATGCCCCATCTACATCATAATTGCTGAAACATTTCTTACTGACCATCCGCCGCTGCAACAAAAATTTCTTACTAATGGCAGATGCAAAGCAACAGGTTCATATTGTTCTAGTACATGGCGCCTGCCATGGGGCTTGGTGTTGGTACAAGCTGAAGCCGCTGCTAGAGGCGGCCGGCCACCGCGTGTCGGCCTTTGACCTCGCTGCCTCCGGAATTGACACGAGGAATCTGGAGGAGCTCCGCACATTTGAGCACTACTCGCAGCCGCTACTGGATTTTATGGCCTCACTTCCGCCGGAGGAGAAGGTGCTTCTGCTCGGGCACAGTCTCGGTGGAATGAATATTGCACTTGCGATGGAGAGGTACCCTGAGAAGATTAAGGTTGCTGTTTTCCTAACAGCTGTGATGCCTGATTGCGGCGATGATCCATCCTACGTTTTGAAACAGGTATATCTCATCATAATGAATCTTGAATTTCTGGTGCTGTTTCGCAAACTAGTTcgttttttgtatttaattattacaggctattttaatttcaaattgggtttttatttcaaatctcGTTGAATCTAACCCAATTCTATGACCTAATATTCCTAGGATCTTGTTTATTGGGGGAAAAAAATTCGGATCTAAcattgttttaaaattcacAAGAAGACGAATGGGTTTGGATGAGATATAGACgatctaaaaatatttcaagatttaataaatgttatgtaatatttaataattcttttttgaaaatatgtttataaaatttaaaattaaatacaaagaGTTCACAGGATCTTTTATAGAAAGTAATATgttttataacttattttattcaatatatttcaacacttatttttagaataaatatttaatatttataaatttccaaacatcttataaaatacaCAAGCTAGTAAAACCTTTTATCTAAGCAGCTAAATATCCCTCTAGTATTTTCAATATGTGTACacttaattatacattaattttgcTATTAAATGTAAAACTTTGTGGCTCAagtttcttaattttgtatttattttctgggcaaatgatttatttaatcatagcAGTAATTTAATAGCAGTAGTGGGTAAAGGGTCAcatcaaattttctaaacatttACGTATTCTAACTTAATGGAAAAAGACATGTAAGTCAACAAGTCCTTGCTTGGATGTTGTTATATATTCTACGTAcctttaattgtatatattgttTGCTTCTTTGTGtggaatatattaattaattaaaaatattgatatattgaattagtatttaattttgtatataggTAATGTagcaatgaattatataaaaatattatcttttcaaaaagaagaagaaacatccAGAAAACTCCAGAAAATGGACcatcaattaaattgactAGACAAATTTTAGGAAGAAAATAGAATTCGGTTCATTTATCTTTTGGAAATATCTACATATTGACTCTTCTACATTTGGAGTTATGGTTgttaattttcatcttttttttcttctcaaaattgataatgagAAGTGAAGTTTCtggtgaaaaatatttacttatttttttccaaaaacaaatttgtagttgttattaggGGGAAATTACAATTGCGGTTTTATAAGTACACGGTTGACATTTTAGGTCCATATGAATTTACTTTTGCAATTTGAtcctataaatttttttgaaatccCAAAATGAGGATAAATTCCTCCAATCTTGCAAGAAAATCGCATGTTCTGTGCATATTAACTAATCATCTTCGTTTTTGACTGGAAGTCCATAGAGGTAAAGGGAGATGATGATTGGTTAGACGCAGAATTCAAACCCTTCGGTCCCCCGGAGGAGAATCTAACTTCAGCATTCTTTGGCCCCAATTTCACCGCCAACAAACTGTACAACCATTGTTCTCCCGAGGATGTTGCACTAGGAATTATGTTGGCAAGGCCATGCTGTATGTTTGTCAATGATTGGGCGAAGCAGAGTCCATTCACAGAAGAAAGGTATGGGTCAGTGAAGAGGGTTTTCATAGTGTGCCCAGAGGATCAGGCCATTCCCCTAGACCTGCGGAGCGGACCAAGTCAAAGTAATCGAGAATTCTGATCACATGCCTATGCTCTCAAAGCCACAAGAGCTCTCCCAGTGCCTACTTGAGATTATTGctcattattatgcttaattCATTCCTTCCTCTACTTAATTACTTTCTGGAATTTATTACGGATGTCTATGGCTTTTGCTGCTTCGTGTTCGTGCAATTCATGTGCTACTGTTTGTTTGTgggaataaaataaactcttgtcttttttttaCTAAGTATTTTGTTGTCAAATGGAAGCCACGTGCGAATCTAGTAGTCATAATGAATCGATCGGTTCAAATCGTGGGTCTAATTAAGATTAGCAATATTTGACAGCTAATTCTTGTAGACAAACCCTTAATTATGATTGGAGTTTagctggaaaaaaaaaaaagcacagAACCATGTGATCTGCTCCAGCTTCACTTCATCATTCCGCTGATTCTGGACCGGATCAGATTTTGTGTTGTAAGAGTTATTGCATTTCTTATTCTATTCTACAGATATACATTAGCTGTATTAAATCTTTtacagaataaataaatatatgacatATCATCCTCACACacataacttatatatattattaaatggaATAAAAAGTAGAATAAAATTTGGAACAAAACTCAATCAGACCCTCAATCATCCACTTGTGAAAAACCTGCTTTTCTCATAATAGACCAAGTAATCAGCACAACGACTACCCCCAAGTTCTGTGACAATAGACTGCCTTGAACTTCCCTCAGCAACACAAACTTCTTAATCTTAAATATGGATGAAATTCTCCAATCCATTATTCTTAACTTGAAAAATACCTTAATTCTCCATAATATTCCGCCGTCGTACTTCACCCTTTGCAGGAATGTGGAGGAATAATTAGTTCTGACACTCAAGGACCAAAAAATAGAGAGGAGCAGGCGTGGTGGTTGACCCCTGCTAGATATGGAGGTTGACCAATCAAATTGACTGgaaaagggtgaaaattatcaaatttttaaagttacaaaactaaattgcaaaaactttataaagttacaatattttctcattcataACTCAAGgtattacttaatatttttattattatacaatgtatttttaattttccctATTCATGTTGGTGCTGTGAAGGGTGAATCCGTGGTGACACAAATACAACTACAGATTGGATTgtgaaaataagaatttaatttaggAAAAACTTTCACTATACTTCTTAGAATTCTACggtcttttattatttatatgtattgaattttttgattaattacaaaaatataaataattttcacattgtatctcataaaattatgtatgCGAGAATCGCGTGCCTCCATTGTTAGTCTTcgaaaacaaattcaaacttttGTACAACTTTCAATACACACCCActtattttgcaatttctctatttatttttaccaaaCACGacaaataaaagtttaaaagaaaaatgattccAGAAGCAACCACAATCATGATTTCCCACTTCTCTTGGCGCTATAAATACATACAAGTAAAGATGTCCCATGCACAAATTATAGTTGCAGAAAAATTTCTTACTAATGGCGGATGCGAAGAAACAGGTTCATATTGTTCTAGTACATGGGGCCTGCCATGGGGCATGGTGTTGGTACAAGCTGAAGCCGCTGCTAGAGGCGGCCGGCCACCGCGTGACGGCCTTTGATCTCGCCGCCTCCGGAATTGACACGAGGAAGCTGGAGGAGCTCCGCTCATTTGAGGACTACTCGCAGCCGCTATTGGATTTTATGGCCTCACTTCCGCCGGAGGAGAAGGTGGTTCTGGTCGGACACAGTCTCGGTGAAATGAACATTGCCCTTGCGATGGAGAGGTATCCTGAGAAGATTAAGGTTGCTGTTTTCTTAACAGCTGTGATGCCTGATTGCAAACATGATCCATCCTACGTTTTGAACCAGGTACATCTTATCATAGTGAATCCTGAATTTCTGGTACTGTTTCCCAAGCTACTTcgtttttttgtatttaattatagaagCTATTTCAATTtcgtatttgattttttatttcagattTTGTTGAATCTAACCCAATTCCTATGACCTAGTATTCCTATGATCTTATTTAGTGAACatcataaaaaagagaaaatcgGATCTGacattgttttaaaaaattcacaagAATACCAAGAATGGGTTTGGAAGAGATAAGacattctaaaaatattttaagatttataagatgttatataatatttattaagtcttttctgaaaataaatttaaaattaaaatatatgaagagTTTACAGTATCTTTTAAGTATAGTAATATgtttataacttatttttattttattcaatatatttcaacaacttatttgttgaaaaaatatctaatattttataaactttaaagcatcttataaaatcggaaattttgtaaaatatttgatctAAGTATAGCTAAGTATACCTTTAGTATCAGACACAGTATATGTACacttaattatacattaattctactattaatataaaattcttgattgagtttcttaattttgtatttattttctccatgagtaacttatttaattttattgtagcAGTGATTTAATAGCAGAAGTATGAGTTAAAAAGGTCACATCAGATTGTTTGGAGACATATTCTaactatatagaaaaagaCATTGGCCTGACCTGAACAGTAAGGATGAAGCATTGCAATCAAAAgattttgagtttgaatttcgCGAATATGAGTAAATagtctatttttaatagtatgttttgtttgtttgtttgcttAATTcgaatatatttgttaattttaaaaatatttatgtactaaattagtgtttaaatttatatttattaatataataataaacagtattaaaactaaaattataaaatataatttctttttggacagcaaataattatcttttgaaaaagaagaagcatCCACAAAACTCCAGAAAGGTCTATCAATTGAAGTGATTTGACAACATTTTTAGGTAGAAAGAAAACCGAAGAAAAAGGCATCAATAATGGTGTACCAATTATTGAAATCCAGACCTAATTTGCGTCCAGAACTTATCTTTTCGAAGTATCTACGTATTGACTTTTCTGCCTTTGGTTGGTGGCTGTTcgattttctgtttttccaCTTAAATACTTCTTTTAGTTCCGTAATTTTAAGTTACTCgatattttagttctttaagtTTTTAGAATATcgtcttaattatatatatttttatatttcgcGATTTCGGTCTTTTTCTTTCACCGAAGTTTACGCTTCTTGCTGGAAAAATGCATATGCATCTCATAtgaccttttaaaatttgagttaCTGTTCTTATTGActcatttttgtcctttaaatttatagattaacgttttggtcatgtatcattttaaatttttgagatttcaatttatttattttttgccaTAACTCACCTTTCTTGCAAGTAGAGATAAACTCTGGCAAGAAAATgcatttcatcttttttttttctgtttcccaaaaacaagtttgtagttgttattagcGGGAAATTGAATACATGAATTCCAAATGAAGTATgaaattgtttctttatttgattaattaattgaatcaagACATGTTTAAATACGATGAGCAGGAAAATGAGGTACGAAATGATTTTATTCTCTTACTTTGATAAAATTCCATATCaattaatctttctttttaactgGAAGTCCGTGGAGACAAAGCCGGCAGATGAATGGTTAGATGCTGAATTCAAACCCTTCGGTCCTCCGGAGGAGAATCTAACTTCAGCGTTCTTTGGCCCCAAGTACACCGCCTCCAAACTTTACAACAATTGTTCTCCCGAGGTACATTAATCTCTTTAATTTCCTTAATCCTAATATTTTGTTCTACTAAACagcatatattaattattacatagaatactgatggtgtgtgtgtgtggcaGGATGTTGCATTAGGAATTATGTTGGCAAGGCCATGCTGTATGTTTATTAATGATTTGGCGAAGAAGAGTCCATTCTCAGAAGAAAGGTACGGGTCAGTGAAGAGGGTTTTCATAGTGTGCCCAGAGGATCAGGCCATTCCCCTAAAGTTCCAGCGCTGGCAGATCGAGACCTGTGGGGTGGACCAAGTTAAAGAAATAGAGAATTCGGATCACATGCCTATGCTCTCGAAGCCAAGAGAGCTCTGCCAGTGTCTGCTTGAGATTATTGCAgattattatgcttaattaACTCCTTCCTACTAAATCTGCTTTCCCAGAATTTACTACGGATGTCTATGGCTATTAATGCTTCGTTTTCGTGCAACTCATGTCCTACTGTCTGTTTATGGGAATAAAATAagctttctcttttttctagGAATTATGTTGTCAAAATGGAGTTCACGTGCAATCTAATCATAATGAATCAATGGGTTCAAATCAGAAATGTTTCACAGCTATTTCTCGTAAACAAaccctaattaattattcttggTGTTTATCTGGAGAAAGTGCATAACCATTTGATCTGCTCCAGCTTCTCTTCATCATTCGGattatttttacaatcatgccaactttatttattatatatgaattaacaattacacattcaatttttttttaacagtgttctgtattttaataatataaatgacagatatttgtaaaaaagttaaatatacGAGATATgctaattgaaataaaatttattatctttcgacaaaaaattaaattattattattattattattaaatgacaagtgtaatattaagcaaaaaaaatagtatctcTGTAATTATGAGGGCAAAATGATCTTTAATAAATTAGGCttgttttaaaagaaatttttccCAAATACTACTGAATTTAGATTATAGCTGTTTTCACTGTTTTTACAAACAACAGCTATTTTTGGTTTTGCTACAACTTTCAATTCTTtctataaaaatcatttttccaaagcaaaatttttcaaggcactctcttaattttgttaatagaGCAGGTAATGAGCACGACAAGAATCATGAAGCAAGGTTGTTCAGTGAGTCAAGAAGTCCAGACTTTACCTCATTTACTTTGTGCTCCATCAACTGTCGTTTTGATTATAGATGCGTCATAAAGGAAACGGTAATGTAAGCACCTTGAAGACCATGGATTGAATGAGCTTTCCAAAGTTCATTGCTTAAAGCAGAGCTCCTCGAAACTCGTCAAACTGCAATAAGAGGCCAAACATTTTAGCAATAGGAATTGCAGGTGACTCTAATCAGTAGCAAACTCATGAGAGCGGTCAGCCAATAAGATACATTTTCAATCTACAATAGGTAAGAAGTTTGACAGTATTGTGAAAATGAGAGCATTGAACTGCACAAACTGAGACGAGCATTTGCAAAAGACAAATACTAACAGACAATGGCTCACCGCNNNN is a window from the Sesamum indicum cultivar Zhongzhi No. 13 linkage group LG15, S_indicum_v1.0, whole genome shotgun sequence genome containing:
- the LOC105177695 gene encoding salicylic acid-binding protein 2-like, whose amino-acid sequence is MADAKKQVHIVLVHGACHGAWCWYKLKPLLEAAGHRVTAFDLAASGIDTRKLEELRSFEDYSQPLLDFMASLPPEEKVVLVGHSLGEMNIALAMERYPEKIKVAVFLTAVMPDCKHDPSYVLNQSVETKPADEWLDAEFKPFGPPEENLTSAFFGPKYTASKLYNNCSPEDVALGIMLARPCCMFINDLAKKSPFSEERYGSVKRVFIVCPEDQAIPLKFQRWQIETCGVDQVKEIENSDHMPMLSKPRELCQCLLEIIADYYA